A window of Corallococcus macrosporus DSM 14697 contains these coding sequences:
- a CDS encoding DUF1588 domain-containing protein has translation MNRVLLLAGLLSLAACKGSVEPNTDTGGPNNPGGPGEPGGNLGAACVVQSVLTERCASCHGAMPTQGATMPLRTLHDMRVSSAMDGRLSNAQRALIRMRDDASPMPPAPHARVSAADLAALETWIGEGMPLCDGTGGPDVTVVPEPNLLDQSALFSCTEGVRSDAPTRIRRLNRREFTRNVGGSVERSWTGFSFYDNPLDPSAIEQYSSWATDETLDEATVELFLPVVGAAAAPWTMNYPDGNRMERVYTDRRFRCMFDDANPSDDCKRFHLGQMLEFGVFFRPPTEDELTRLTDFATAVIAQEPSHSPQTRADSITRISNAAWMMTGAMFRREMGGEPADGRVELTSLELGSQLAYALAGRAPSATPSFVWPHYSAPLEGHLADVATAAKDGSLKQDATTTALIEKYLGGVDANENGTPRFDLVQDYNEEQRSKRGQYWLGDGVAGFFREWLGYEHVAGVFKESPAATSRFELEGLGYISAVSYDNLLTNFHPLEPTFIQQFDDLIARVVVEDRDVLANLLTTRTFYVPSMQHAAYDSHKGLSHPYNVSEILPATVEGRWKTLPATERAGVLTHPVWLAAHGGNFEDDPSIVHRGKWVRENLLCGFVPPLSSVQVAAQVGPHAADKNARRRLQEATAGAQCQGCHRLMEPLGLPFEIYNHAGFLRARDHSPDGGWTTPDGSSTLTSMPDPGLDGPVRDAVELSERLAASRHVKRCFLRQAFRYFMGRPENPSDACTLTRMEQAYDQNNGSFSKMLTTLMTSDTWKTRRVPQAGE, from the coding sequence ATGAACCGCGTCCTACTGCTGGCCGGACTGCTGAGCCTCGCTGCGTGCAAGGGCTCCGTCGAGCCAAACACCGACACCGGAGGCCCCAACAACCCAGGGGGGCCCGGTGAGCCCGGGGGGAACCTGGGCGCCGCGTGCGTGGTGCAGTCGGTGCTCACCGAGCGCTGCGCCAGTTGTCACGGCGCGATGCCGACCCAGGGGGCGACGATGCCGCTGCGCACCCTGCACGACATGCGGGTGAGCTCCGCGATGGATGGGAGGCTCAGCAACGCCCAGCGCGCGCTCATCCGCATGCGCGACGACGCGTCTCCGATGCCGCCGGCCCCCCATGCGCGCGTGAGCGCAGCCGACCTCGCCGCGCTCGAGACCTGGATTGGCGAGGGGATGCCCCTCTGCGATGGCACGGGCGGCCCGGACGTGACGGTGGTGCCCGAGCCCAACCTGCTCGACCAGTCCGCGCTCTTCAGTTGCACCGAGGGCGTGCGCTCGGATGCGCCCACGCGCATCCGCCGCTTGAACCGGCGCGAGTTCACCCGCAACGTCGGTGGCTCGGTCGAGCGCAGTTGGACCGGGTTCAGCTTCTACGACAACCCGCTCGACCCCAGCGCCATCGAGCAGTACAGCTCCTGGGCCACGGACGAGACGCTGGACGAGGCCACGGTGGAGCTCTTCCTGCCGGTGGTCGGCGCGGCCGCCGCGCCCTGGACGATGAACTACCCGGACGGCAACCGGATGGAGCGTGTCTACACCGACAGACGCTTCCGCTGCATGTTCGACGACGCGAACCCGAGCGACGACTGCAAGCGCTTCCACCTTGGCCAGATGCTCGAGTTCGGCGTCTTCTTCCGCCCGCCCACCGAGGATGAGCTCACGCGCCTCACCGACTTCGCGACGGCGGTCATCGCGCAGGAGCCGAGCCACTCCCCGCAAACCCGCGCGGACTCTATCACGCGGATCTCCAACGCCGCGTGGATGATGACCGGCGCCATGTTCCGCCGCGAGATGGGCGGCGAGCCGGCCGACGGTCGCGTGGAGCTGACCAGCCTCGAGCTGGGCTCGCAGCTGGCCTACGCGCTGGCGGGGCGCGCGCCCTCGGCGACGCCGAGCTTCGTGTGGCCGCACTACTCCGCGCCCCTCGAGGGGCACCTGGCGGACGTGGCGACCGCCGCGAAGGATGGCTCGCTCAAGCAGGACGCGACGACCACCGCCCTGATCGAGAAGTACCTGGGCGGCGTCGACGCCAATGAGAACGGGACACCGCGCTTCGATCTGGTGCAGGACTACAACGAGGAGCAGCGCTCCAAGCGCGGGCAGTACTGGCTGGGTGACGGCGTCGCGGGCTTCTTCCGCGAGTGGCTCGGCTACGAGCACGTGGCCGGGGTGTTCAAGGAGTCCCCGGCGGCGACCTCGCGCTTCGAGCTCGAGGGGCTCGGCTACATCAGCGCGGTCTCGTACGACAACCTGCTCACCAACTTCCATCCGCTGGAGCCGACCTTCATCCAGCAGTTCGACGACCTGATCGCGCGGGTGGTCGTCGAGGACCGGGACGTGCTGGCGAACCTGCTCACCACGCGCACCTTCTACGTGCCCTCCATGCAGCACGCGGCGTACGACTCGCACAAGGGCCTCTCGCACCCCTACAACGTCAGCGAGATCCTCCCGGCGACCGTCGAGGGCCGATGGAAGACACTGCCCGCCACCGAGCGCGCGGGCGTGCTGACCCACCCGGTGTGGCTGGCCGCGCACGGCGGCAACTTCGAGGACGATCCATCCATCGTCCACCGCGGCAAGTGGGTGCGAGAGAACCTCCTGTGCGGCTTCGTCCCACCGCTCAGCAGCGTGCAGGTGGCGGCCCAGGTCGGCCCTCACGCCGCGGACAAGAACGCGCGCCGCCGCCTGCAGGAGGCGACGGCCGGAGCGCAGTGTCAGGGCTGTCACCGCCTGATGGAGCCGCTCGGCCTGCCCTTCGAGATCTACAACCACGCGGGCTTCCTGCGGGCGCGGGATCACTCGCCCGACGGAGGCTGGACCACGCCAGACGGGAGCTCGACGCTCACGTCGATGCCGGACCCCGGGCTGGACGGCCCGGTGCGCGACGCGGTGGAGTTGAGCGAGCGCCTGGCGGCCTCGCGGCACGTGAAACGCTGCTTCCTGCGACAGGCCTTCCGCTACTTCATGGGCCGCCCGGAGAACCCGAGCGACGCCTGTACGCTGACGCGGATGGAGCAGGCCTATGATCAGAACAACGGCTCGTTCTCCAAGATGCTGACCACGCTGATGACCAGTGACACCTGGAAGACGCGGCGCGTGCCGCAGGCTGGAGAGTGA